One part of the Denticeps clupeoides chromosome 8, fDenClu1.1, whole genome shotgun sequence genome encodes these proteins:
- the golga4 gene encoding golgin subfamily A member 4 isoform X1, whose protein sequence is MFKKLKQKINEEQSPQRNALSPQQAQLSSGERRRPDPPLHEDATSPPSDRELLAGMIAEPAFLSEYTIFALDHSKRPKTAQVASASSTIAAAGSPRGSINGDGSASPQRDETQSLTQKLQQRVSSVESLFRASGPVQGLFRSGSRDNLVRSSSRDSLNQLGENEAQAAPSYDPASDIESEAEDSAGSADVLTKEQLLHRLHRVEKSLGNYRAKYSELVTAYRTVQRDKEKTQAILSQSQDKALRRIGELREELQMDQQAKKHLQEEFDAALEEKDQMITVLQTQVALLKKRLPGVPGLAESPEDQAKQADETAETASAPQSPSKENSADAPVPSAEGSVDPARELEALRKRVRRQENLLQKCKETLHTNKERSSQLTSENEALQQQLQERLQELEKMKELHTTEKTKLITQLRDAKNLIEQLEQDKGMVIAETKRQMHETLEMKEEEIAQLRARIQQAVAQKEELQEQKEKSEKAAFEELERALSSAQRAEEARRQLQTQMEMQVRQVETTSEEERKNLQQELTRVKQEVVNIMKKSSEDKISELEHAHREALAIKEKELNSHINQAVEQCREELAQAAKEKDQQAALALEEAELQKAALLAEAEKKTKDLQLELETARTRILEIESSLTRSTQEESLSSELLAKIEEEKRKYESKLAALEEMQQLMLEQVKVELTEALNQQHCTTVEELKEKHRSDVECIVKEKEQQFHAHMEDMNLKMLEKLDVKQTEMEALSSELSELLNAKQLLEETLTAAEKSSSSDKEQFEVRLQEEQAKYQSDVESIKLQHQQSLVGVEKTLKEELNKLKVVLEEKEKEQEKYVQRETRLKEDTERALEERNVKLKEIEELKQDLLKLQSEKNGLVETSSRLSELSELLARSKSQVQTLEETLQKSQNECIQKGELLEQKLSDLEQVEKEMQKIKNDFSEREMAHTEELRKMQEAERKLRKQLDENSTSEKKAENLKKEMDGRLKAQDMKMERIKQKAKEMQEKFKKRLQENEDKYKSELAKKEEEIQQKDQQVKQKILEMSKENTEGISSALSELEINHKEKLEKICAEKRQEQENLTRTWQEKLSQQEEEMQEKHATVLQEKWQEMEEISQQLEASREENEKVVKDWRDLKEELAIRETTVLKLQAELKEAAVKLESLSQVEVLFKEQVESAEKNLNQALNERNMFQDQLSKAEEESREQLHVLSTKLEDTEKKLNVLEESRCNEGEALQQKLEEKAFELQAKEKEFQKQIHTIHTQLEHYCKVAQERVEGCTEDLCRNVEVRVRNLQERVLCNQKKISELKNIILTKTDRIGTLEERLQHTEEENHALRSSLGQMTLQMTENSEKYKALTAEQENLQKSSKGHSQTLSEKVHLIQQLTEENKSISENVKENVIHISNLESIINDLKTQLARSIADREEAISLLNQQHMADLSEYKQKAESDNGTIESLQARIEDLERQMAEKEELVKDLAASIDNQSISKSEMDQVLSEKERKVSALTSDLESCTRRANELEELLTLQTKECTQLRSDLQQHLSIKESERTELLQQVHKAQEHSSQSGNLVEETKRKVLDLEKEVELAKEVLERQRVEFEQEKAKVLQDKEEALKEAEEKLSTESSGKVAELKKKAEQKIGMIRKQLMAQIDEKERQTKNLQAQLTLVQQNREEKEQQMKGLEEKGRSLEEALSNLREDHEKQLQQARHDEQLERERSLESLRQSYEERISSLQGKESAQENHVAGSTEREEEVVLRLKEVQSQLDEVQQHNGNFQKEITRLKAELVEQTALVQELKNVQHKEAISEETEQVLVEMRVDSLENEPDRKCILKEYEQKLQAMNAKLEEKDSLLEAYKTSSQGDGNLRENQTGSLDELQAKLVQSESERHKLQKDFTRLQKDLRSLRKEHEQELEYLKKETAEESDKKLKLEVEDLEMKHNSIIKQMMREFNTQMALKEKELEAVVRETIEKAQCVEAELLGSHREEASELQKVIAQKEDDLSRTVQRYEQVLQSREEEMGTRVWEVQKELEALQQRSVIGPQGLEELKLQLAEKTTQLSEARLKEQEHRDRIISLEDKIKCGYKNSVVTHLGSSYREATRYGTDAFSEPTEFEYLRKVMYEYMMGRETKTMAKVITSVLKFTPDQAQKILDREDSRMVTWLR, encoded by the exons ATGTTCAAGAAGCTCAAGCAGAAGATAAACGAAGAGCAGTCGCCGCAGCGGAATGCCCTGTCACCACAGCAGGCCCAG CTGAGCTCGGGAGAGCGACGGAGACCCGACCCGCCTCTGCATGAAGACGCCACCTCCCCACCCAGTGACCGAGAG CTGCTGGCCGGGATGATAGCAGAACCTGCTTTTCTCTCTGAGTATACAATCTTTGCTCTGGACCATTCAAAACGACCCAAAACGGCTCAGGTGGCCAGCGCG AGTTCCACCATTGCAGCTGCAGGATCTCCCAGAGGAAGCATAAATGGAGATGGAAGTGCATCCCCTCAG AGAGACGAGACCCAGTCACTGACCCAGAAGCTGCAGCAAAGGGTGTCCTCTGTGGAGTCTCTGTTTCGGGCCTCCGGCCCGGTTCAGGGTCTGTTCCGTTCCGGTTCCCGAGACAACCTCGTGCGCAGCTCATCTCGCGACTCGCTCAATCAGCTTGGAGAGAATGAGGCTCAGGCGGCCCCCTCATACGACCCTGCGTCGGACATCGAGAGCGAGGCCGAGGACTCGGCTGGCAGTGCCGACGTCCTCACCAAGGAGCAGCTTCTCCATCGGCTCCACAGGGTGGAGAAGAGCCTGGGAAACTACAGAGCCAAATACTCAGAG TTGGTCACAGCCTACAGAACTGTGCAGAGAGATAAGGAGAAGACTCAG GCCATTCTCAGTCAAAGTCAAGACAAAGCGCTGCGGAGAATAGGAGAGCTGAGAGAG GAGCTGCAGATGGACCAGCAGGCCAAGAAGCACCTGCAGGAAGAGTTTGATGCTGCCTTGGAGGAGAAGGACCAGATGATCACTGTGCTGCAGACTCAG GTTGCTCTTTTGAAAAAGCGCCTTCCAGGCGTTCCAGGTCTTGCAGAATCTCCTGAAGACCAAGCCAAGCAAGCTGATGAAACCGCAGAGACCGCTTCTGCTCCTCAGAGTCCCTCTAAGGAAAATAGCGCTGATGCTCCAGTCCCCTCAGCAGAGGGCAGTGTGGATCCTGCACGGGAGCTGGAAGCGCTGCGCAAACGCGTGAGGAGGCAGGAGAACCTCCTTCAGAAGTGTAAGGAGACGTTGCACACGAACAAGGAGCGCAGCTCTCAGCTGACCAGCGAGAACGaggctctgcagcagcagcttcaggaGAGACTGCAGGAACTGGAGAAGATGAAG GAGCTTCACACTACAGAGAAGACAAAGCTGATCACACAGCTGCGAGATGCCAAGAATCTCATTGAACAGCTGGAACAGGACAAG GGCATGGTGATAGCTGAGACGAAGCGTCAGATGCACGAGACACtggagatgaaggaggaggagattGCTCAGCTGCGTGCTCGAATCCAACAGGCCGTCGCTCAGAaagaggagctgcaggagcagaAAGAGAAAAGCGAGAAAGCAG CTTTTGAGGAGCTGGAGCGGGCGCTGAGCTCAGCCCAGCGGGCAGAGGAAGCACGACGTCAACTCCAGACACAGATGGAGATGCAGGTGAGGCAGGTAGAGACGACCagcgaggaggagaggaagaatcTGCAGCAAGAGCTCACCCGGGTCAAACAGGAAGTGGTCAACATCATGAAG AAATCTTCTGAGGACAAGATTTCAGAGTTGGAGCATGCTCACAGGGAGGCTCTGGCCATTAAAGAAAAGGAGCTGAATTCTCACATTAATCAAGCAGTG GAGCAGTGTCGAGAGGAGCTTGCTCAAGCAGCAAAAGAGAAGGACCAACAGGCTGCGCTGGCACTTGAAGAGGCTGAGCTACAGAAAGCAGCATTATTGGCAGAAGCAGAAAAGAAGACCAAGGATCTacagctggagctggagacgGCTAGAACT AGAATACTTGAAATTGAAAGCTCATTAACACGAAGCACTCAGGAAGAAAGCCTGTCAAGTGAGCTGTTGGCAAAGATtgaggaggagaaaagaaaatatgaaagcAAACTTGCAGCTCTTGAAGAGATGCAGCAGTTAATGTTAGAGCAGGTTAAAGTTGAGTTGACCGAAGCACTGAATCAGCAACACTGCACCACTGTAGAAGAACTCAAGGAGAAACATAGATCTGATGTGGAATGCATTGTAAAAGAGAAGGAGCAGCAGTTTCATGCACACATGGAGGATATGAATCTAAAGATGTTGGAGAAACTAGATGTAAAGCAAACTGAGATGGAAGCCCTTTCCTCTGAACTTTCTGAGCTTCTAAATGCAAAGCAGCTCCTTGAGGAGACATTGACAGCCGCTGAGAAGTCAAGCAGTTCTGACAAGGAACAGTTTGAAGTGAGACTCCAGGAAGAGCAGGCAAAGTATCAGTCTGATGTGGAAAGCATCAAGCTTCAACATCAGCAGTCCCTTGTAGGGGTTGAGAAGACGTTGAAGGAAGAGCTCAACAAATTAAAGGTTGTTCTGGAGGAGAAGGAAAAGGAACAAGAGAAATATGTCCAAAGGGAAACCAGGCTGAAAGAAGATACAGAGAGAGCCTTAGAGGAAAGGAATGTGAAACTTAAGGAAATTGAAGAGCTAAAGCAGGACCTACTGAAGCTCCAGTCTGAAAAGAATGGCTTAGTGGAGACCAGTTCTCGGTTAAGTGAGCTTTCCGAACTGCTAGCTCGCTCTAAAAGTCAGGTGCAGACATTAGAGGAGACCTTACAAAAATCTCAAAATGAGTGCATACAGAAAGGGGAATTGCTTGAGCAAAAGCTGTCAGATTTGGAGCAGGTGGAGAAAGAAATGCAGAAGATCAAGAACGACTTCTCTGAGAGAGAGATGGCCCATACTGAGGAGCTTAGGAAAATGCAAGAAGCTGAGAGAAAATTAAGGAAGCAGCTGGATGAAAACAGCACTAGTGAGAAGAAAGCTGAGAACTTGAAGAAAGAAATGGATGGTCGATTGAAAGCTCAAGACATGAAGATggaaagaataaaacagaaagccAAAGAAATGCaggaaaagttcaagaaaaGGCTTCAGGAGAATGAGGACAAATATAAATCAGAATTAGCAAAGAAGGAGGAAGAGATACAACAGAAGGACCAGCAGGTGAAACAGAAAATTCTTGAGATGTCCAAAGAAAATACAGAGGGCATTAGCAGTGCCTTATCAGAGTTAGAGATCAACCATAAAGAGAAACTAGAGAAAATCTGTGCGGAGAAGAGACAAGAACAGGAAAACTTGACACGGACCTGGCAGGAAAAACTGTCCcagcaggaagaggaaatgCAGGAGAAACATGCAACTGTACTGCAGGAAAAGTggcaggagatggaggagatctCCCAGCAACTAGAGGCCAGTAGAGAGGAAAATGAGAAAGTTGTGAAAGATTGGAGAGACCTGAAGGAAGAGCTAGCTATTAGAGAGACGACAGTTCTGAAACTGCAAGCAGAGCTGAAAGAAGCCGCTGTCAAACTCGAGAGTTTGTCCCAGGTAGAGGTTTTGTTCAAGGAGCAAGTAGAATCTGCAGAGAAGAATTTGAACCAGGCTCTCAATGAAAGGAACATGTTCCAGGACCAGCTCAGCAAGGCTGAGGAAGAAAGCAGAGAACAACTTCACGTACTGAGCACCAAGCTTGAAGACACAGAGAAGAAACTGAACGTTCTTGAGGAATCACGGTGTAATGAAGGTGAAGCCCTCCAacagaagctggaggagaaggcATTTGAGCTCCAAGCCAAGGAAAAGGAGTTTCAAAAGCAGATACATACAATTCACACACAGTTAGAGCATTATTGCAAGGTAGCGCAGGAGAGAGTTGAGGGATGCACAGAGGATCTGTGCAGAAACGTTGAAGTTCGAGTGAGGAACCTGCAAGAAAGGGTCTTGtgtaatcagaaaaaaatttcTGAGCTTAAAAACATAATCCTGACCAAGACGGACAGAATTGGCACTTTAGAGGAACGGCTTCAGCATACAGAAGAGGAGAATCATGCCTTAAGGAGCTCGCTCGGACAGATGACCCTTCAAATGACAGAAAATTCAGAAAAGTACAAAGCCTTAACAGCGGAGCAGGAGAACTTGCAGAAAAGCTCCAAGGGTCACTCTCAGACTCTGTCAGAAAAAGTCCATCTCATTCAGCAGCTCACTGAAGAGAACAAAAGCATCTCAgagaatgtaaaagaaaatgttatacATATCAGCAATTTAGAAAGCATCATAAACGACTTGAAGACTCAGTTAGCACGTAGCATAGCTGACCGGGAAGAAGCCATATCATTGCTGAATCAGCAGCACATGGCCGATCTGTCTGAGTATAAACAGAAGGCCGAGTCCGACAATGGCACCATAGAGTCTCTGCAGGCCAGAATAGAGGACCTGGAGAGGCAAATGGCCGAGAAAGAAGAGCTGGTGAAGGATCTCGCGGCCAGCATTGACAATCAGTCCATTAGCAAGTCCGAGATGGATCAGGTCCTTTCAGAGAAGGAGCGAAAGGTCAGCGCTCTGACCTCAGACCTTGAGAGCTGCACACGGAGAGCCAATGAGCTGGAGGAGCTATTGACGCTGCAGACAAAGGAGTGCACGCAGCTGAGGAGTGACTTGCAGCAGCACCTCAGTATCAAGGAAAGCGAGAGGACCGAGCTGCTGCAACAAGTGCACAAAGCTCAGGAGCATTCTTCTCAAAGTGGGAACCTAGTAGAGGAGACCAAGAGGAAGGTTCTGGATCTCGAGAAAGAAGTAGAACTTGCCAAAGAAGTGCTTGAGCGCCAGAGAGTAGAATTTGAGCAGGAAAAGGCAAAGGTCTTACAAGACAAGGAAGAAGCTCTGAAAGAGGCAGAGGAAAAGCTGTCCACGGAAAGCTCAGGGAAAGTAGCAGAGCTGAAGAAGAAAGCAGAGCAGAAAATTGGCATGATCAGGAAACAGCTGATGGCACAGATAGACGAGAAGGAACGACAAACCAAGAACCTGCAAGCACAGCTGACATTGGTTCAGCAGAACCGTGAAGAAAAGGAACAGCAAATGAAAGGTCTAGAGGAGAAGGGTAGGAGCCTGGAAGAGGCATTGAGCAACCTTAGAGAAGACCATGAAAAACAACTTCAGCAAGCGCGCCACGATGAGCAGCTTGAAAGGGAGCGCTCACTGGAGAGCTTGAGGCAAAGCTATGAAGAAAGGATATCTTCTCTCCAAGGGAAAGAATCTGCTCAGGAGAACCATGTGGCAGGaagtacagagagagaggaagaggtggTTTTGAGACTAAAAGAAGTCCAAAGCCAGCTTGATGAGGTACAACAGCACAATGGCAATTTCCAAAAGGAGATCACTCGTCTTAAGGCGGAACTAGTTGAGCAGACTGCATTGGTACAGGAATTGAAGAACGTTCAGCACAAGGAAGCCATTTCAGAGGAAACGGAACAAGTGCTGGTTGAAATGAGGGTTGACTCATTGGAGAATGAGCCTGATAGAAAGTGTATTCTGAAGGAGTACGAACAGAAACTTCAAGCGATGAATGCAAAACTGGAGGAGAAAGATAGCCTCCTTGAAGCCTACAAAACCTCTTCACAGGGAGATGGAAACCTTCGTGAGAATCAGACAGGGAGCTTGGATGAGCTGCAGGCCAAATTGGTGCAGTCAGAGAGCGAGAGGCACAAGCTTCAGAAGGACTTCACCAGGCTTCAGAAGGACCTCCGTTCACTGAGAAAAGAGCACGAGCAAGAGCTAGAATACCTTAAGAAGGAGACTGCCGAGGAGAGTGATAAGAAACTCAA GTTGGAAGTGGAGGACTTGGAAATGAAACACAATTCAATCATTAAGCAAATGATGAGGGAGTTCAACACACAAATGGCCTTAAAAGAGAAGGAGTTGGAAGCAGTGGTGCGAGAGACTATTG AAAAGGCACAGTGTGTGGAGGCCGAGCTCCTTGGCAGCCATCGGGAGGAAGCCAGTGAGCTACAGAAGGTGATTGCCCAGAAAGAAGATGATCTAAGCAGAACCGTTCAGCGGTACGAGCAGGTCCTGCAG AGTCGTGAAGAGGAGATGGGGACACGTGTGTGGGAGGTACAGAAAGAGCTGGAGGCGTTGCAGCAGCGGAGCGTCATTGGCCCTCAG ggtctTGAAGAGCTTAAG CTCCAGCTGGCAGAGAAGACCACACAGCTGAGTGAGGCACGGCTGAAGGAGCAGGAGCACCGTGACAGG